In a genomic window of Curtobacterium sp. MCBD17_035:
- a CDS encoding DUF3145 domain-containing protein, translated as MIGGIVTPGTVTAGRPATRGVLYVHSSPRALCPHVEWAAGRAMSRAVNFSWLDQPVLEGARRTEYTWTGPVGTGAAIASALRGWEHLRYEVTEDATEQSDGGRWMHTPDLGVFYAQTDAAGNVVVPEDRVRYAMELAGSNALELHRELRLALGQAWDDELEPFRYAGEDNPVVWLHRVG; from the coding sequence ATGATCGGAGGAATCGTGACCCCAGGAACCGTGACGGCCGGACGTCCGGCCACGAGGGGTGTGCTCTACGTGCACTCCTCACCTCGCGCGCTCTGCCCGCACGTCGAATGGGCGGCAGGTCGCGCCATGAGCCGTGCCGTGAACTTCTCGTGGCTCGACCAGCCCGTGCTCGAAGGCGCCCGGCGCACCGAGTACACCTGGACGGGTCCGGTGGGCACCGGTGCGGCGATCGCGTCCGCGCTCCGGGGTTGGGAGCACCTGCGGTACGAGGTCACCGAGGACGCGACCGAGCAGTCCGACGGCGGCCGGTGGATGCACACGCCGGACCTCGGCGTGTTCTACGCGCAGACGGACGCTGCCGGCAACGTGGTCGTTCCCGAGGACCGGGTGCGGTACGCCATGGAGCTGGCGGGCAGCAACGCGCTCGAGCTGCACCGCGAGTTACGCCTCGCGCTCGGGCAGGCGTGGGACGACGAGCTCGAGCCGTTCCGGTACGCCGGTGAGGACAACCCCGTCGTCTGGTTGCACCGCGTCGGCTGA
- a CDS encoding beta-ketoacyl-[acyl-carrier-protein] synthase family protein, with translation MTTKHTVVVTGIGAISPLAATAPATWDALLAGESGITAIEEDWVERYDLPVHFAGQARRFIGDQLTRQEVKRLDPGSQLALIAAREAWSDAGIDDEAIVPERLIVDWATGIGGVNTLLDAWDTLRERGPRRMLPMTVPMLMANGPAAAIEMAFGARGGARTYISACASSTESLVEAYRHVATGDADIVIAGGSEAALHPMPLGAFAAMQALSRRNDDPATASRPYDVTRDGFVLGDGAAALILETKEHAEARGARIYAEVAGGGITSDAFHITAPDPEGSAAARAVIQALEHAGAAREDVVHVNAHATSTPVGDVAEYHAMRRVFGEHLDGIAVSATKASTGHLLGGAGAIEAMFTVLALANRVAPPTINLTEQDPEIVMDVVREPRTLGDGDLLAISNSFGFGGHNAVVAFRTV, from the coding sequence ATGACCACCAAGCACACCGTCGTCGTCACGGGGATCGGCGCCATCTCGCCGCTCGCCGCGACCGCCCCCGCCACGTGGGATGCCCTGCTCGCGGGCGAGTCGGGGATCACCGCCATCGAGGAGGACTGGGTCGAGCGCTACGACCTGCCCGTCCACTTCGCCGGGCAGGCCCGCCGCTTCATCGGCGACCAGCTGACCCGCCAAGAGGTCAAGCGCCTCGACCCGGGTTCGCAGCTCGCGCTCATCGCCGCGCGCGAGGCCTGGTCGGACGCCGGCATCGACGACGAAGCCATCGTCCCCGAGCGCCTCATCGTCGACTGGGCGACGGGGATCGGCGGCGTCAACACGCTGCTGGACGCGTGGGACACCCTGCGCGAGCGCGGTCCCCGGCGGATGCTCCCCATGACCGTGCCGATGCTCATGGCGAACGGTCCGGCCGCCGCGATCGAGATGGCGTTCGGCGCCCGCGGCGGTGCCCGCACCTACATCTCGGCCTGCGCGTCGAGCACCGAGTCCCTGGTCGAGGCCTACCGCCACGTCGCGACCGGTGACGCCGACATCGTCATCGCCGGTGGATCCGAGGCGGCGCTGCACCCGATGCCCCTCGGGGCGTTCGCGGCCATGCAGGCGCTGTCCCGCCGCAACGACGACCCGGCCACGGCCTCCCGGCCCTACGACGTCACGCGCGACGGCTTCGTGCTCGGGGACGGCGCAGCGGCGCTCATCCTCGAGACCAAGGAGCACGCCGAGGCCCGAGGCGCCCGGATCTACGCCGAGGTCGCCGGTGGCGGCATCACCTCCGACGCCTTCCACATCACCGCCCCCGACCCCGAGGGCAGCGCGGCCGCCCGGGCGGTCATCCAGGCGCTCGAGCACGCCGGTGCCGCGCGAGAGGACGTCGTCCACGTGAACGCGCACGCCACGAGCACCCCGGTCGGCGACGTCGCCGAGTACCACGCGATGCGTCGCGTGTTCGGGGAGCACCTCGACGGCATCGCCGTGTCCGCCACGAAGGCGTCGACCGGGCACCTGCTCGGCGGTGCGGGTGCGATCGAGGCGATGTTCACGGTCCTCGCGCTCGCGAACCGCGTCGCACCGCCCACCATCAACCTGACGGAGCAGGACCCGGAGATCGTCATGGACGTCGTCCGCGAGCCACGCACGCTCGGCGACGGCGACCTGCTCGCGATCAGCAACTCGTTCGGGTTCGGCGGCCACAACGCGGTCGTCGCGTTCCGGACCGTCTGA
- a CDS encoding acyl carrier protein, whose product MAASTEEVLAGLAELINDETGIATDTVQMDKSFTDDLDIDSISMMTIVVNAEEKFDVKIPDEEVKNLKTVGDAVNYIVKAQG is encoded by the coding sequence ATGGCAGCGTCCACCGAAGAAGTCCTGGCCGGCCTGGCCGAGCTCATCAACGACGAGACCGGCATCGCGACCGACACCGTGCAGATGGACAAGTCGTTCACCGACGACCTCGACATCGACTCGATCTCGATGATGACGATCGTCGTCAACGCCGAGGAGAAGTTCGACGTGAAGATCCCGGACGAAGAGGTCAAGAACCTCAAGACCGTCGGTGACGCCGTGAACTACATCGTCAAGGCGCAGGGCTGA
- a CDS encoding beta-ketoacyl-ACP synthase III, translated as MLAQRTGHAFTRILGIGAARGEHAVPNDDLVGPIDSSDEWIRQRTGIVTRARAGDDVQAVDLAEAASREAIAAAGITAEQIGVVLVSTVTNTVATPSMASLLAERIGAAPAAAYDISAACAGYAYGIAQADSFVKTGVADHVLVVGAEKLSEIVDPTDRSISFLLGDGAGAAVVGPSDTPGIAPTVWGSDGSKWDAIRMTSTFSEWRAGGEQPTIRQEGQTVFRWAVWEMVKVAKRALEVAGVEASDLAAFVPHQANMRIIDEFAKQLGLPERVVIGRDITTTGNTSAASIPLATHRLLEEHPDLHGGLALQIGFGAGLVFGAQVVVLP; from the coding sequence ATGCTCGCCCAGCGGACCGGTCACGCCTTCACCCGCATCCTCGGCATCGGGGCGGCCCGGGGCGAGCACGCGGTCCCGAACGACGACCTCGTCGGGCCGATCGACTCGTCGGACGAGTGGATCCGCCAGCGCACCGGCATCGTCACCCGTGCGCGGGCCGGTGACGACGTCCAGGCCGTGGACCTCGCCGAGGCGGCGTCCCGCGAGGCGATCGCGGCCGCCGGGATCACGGCGGAGCAGATCGGCGTCGTGCTCGTCTCCACCGTCACCAACACCGTCGCGACGCCGTCGATGGCGTCGCTCCTCGCCGAGCGCATCGGTGCCGCGCCCGCCGCCGCGTACGACATCAGCGCCGCGTGCGCCGGCTACGCGTACGGCATCGCCCAGGCCGACTCCTTCGTCAAGACGGGCGTCGCCGACCACGTGCTCGTCGTCGGGGCCGAGAAGCTGAGCGAGATCGTCGACCCGACGGACCGCTCGATCTCGTTCCTGCTCGGCGACGGCGCCGGCGCGGCCGTGGTCGGGCCGAGCGACACCCCGGGCATCGCGCCGACGGTCTGGGGATCCGACGGCTCCAAGTGGGACGCCATCCGCATGACGAGCACGTTCTCCGAGTGGCGCGCGGGTGGCGAGCAACCCACCATCCGCCAGGAGGGCCAGACGGTCTTCCGCTGGGCGGTGTGGGAGATGGTCAAGGTCGCCAAGCGCGCGCTCGAGGTCGCCGGCGTGGAGGCCTCGGACCTCGCCGCGTTCGTACCGCACCAGGCGAACATGCGGATCATCGACGAGTTCGCCAAGCAGCTCGGGCTCCCGGAGCGCGTGGTGATCGGCCGCGACATCACGACGACCGGCAACACGTCGGCCGCGAGCATCCCCCTCGCGACCCACCGCCTGCTCGAGGAACACCCGGACCTCCACGGCGGCCTCGCCCTGCAGATCGGCTTCGGCGCCGGACTCGTGTTCGGCGCGCAGGTCGTCGTGCTCCCCTGA
- a CDS encoding ACP S-malonyltransferase translates to MIVVVAPGQGSQTPGFLAPWLEDPAVRDRVAAWSDAIGVDLVAHGTTSDADTIRDTALAQPLIVAAGLVTADALLADGRRSLVGGVAGHSVGEFTAAAIAGVLAPSDAVALVAERGRAMADAATRTPTGMSAVLGGDQEALPAAIEAAGLSAANHNGGGQTVVAGPVEALAAFAAEPPAKARVVPLSVAGAFHTDFMAPAVDRVAPLAAAASVADPTLPIWTNADGSRVEDGRRFVDLMVRQIANPVHWDAVMDSFVAAGVTGIVELAPAGALVGLAKRAMRGTPTVAVKSPEDLPAAIDLLESAGAAA, encoded by the coding sequence GTGATCGTCGTCGTCGCCCCCGGACAGGGCTCGCAGACCCCCGGATTCCTCGCCCCGTGGCTGGAGGACCCGGCCGTCCGTGACCGGGTCGCCGCGTGGTCGGACGCGATCGGCGTCGACCTCGTCGCGCACGGAACGACGAGCGACGCCGACACCATCCGCGACACCGCGCTCGCGCAGCCCCTCATCGTCGCCGCGGGACTCGTGACTGCGGACGCGCTGCTCGCGGACGGGCGCCGGAGCCTCGTCGGCGGCGTCGCCGGGCACTCCGTCGGCGAGTTCACCGCCGCCGCGATCGCGGGTGTGCTCGCACCCTCGGACGCCGTCGCGCTCGTCGCCGAACGCGGACGCGCCATGGCCGACGCCGCCACCCGCACGCCGACCGGCATGAGCGCCGTCCTGGGCGGCGACCAGGAGGCCCTCCCCGCCGCGATCGAGGCGGCCGGGCTCAGCGCCGCCAACCACAACGGCGGCGGTCAGACCGTCGTCGCCGGTCCCGTGGAGGCGCTGGCCGCGTTCGCCGCGGAGCCGCCCGCCAAGGCCCGGGTCGTCCCCCTCAGCGTCGCCGGTGCGTTCCACACGGACTTCATGGCCCCCGCGGTCGACCGCGTGGCCCCGCTCGCCGCAGCGGCCTCGGTGGCCGACCCGACCCTCCCGATCTGGACCAACGCGGACGGCTCCCGTGTCGAGGACGGCCGGCGCTTCGTGGACCTCATGGTGCGGCAGATCGCGAACCCGGTGCATTGGGACGCCGTCATGGACTCGTTCGTCGCCGCCGGGGTCACCGGCATCGTCGAACTCGCACCGGCCGGTGCGCTCGTCGGGCTCGCCAAGCGGGCCATGCGCGGCACGCCGACCGTGGCGGTGAAGTCGCCCGAGGACCTCCCCGCGGCCATCGACCTGCTCGAGTCGGCGGGAGCGGCCGCGTGA
- a CDS encoding helix-turn-helix domain-containing protein, protein MRADALGRAGDRGRTLAWLRQVSGELASATIKRLEDTLPWYGEMPPGRRSAVGLVAQAGITSFIAWFEDPAATPWIAADVFGAAPRELLRSVSLQQTLQLIRVVVEVVEDRVKDGDDGLQEAILLYSREIAFAAADVYARAAEARGLWDARLEALVVDSILSGEYDDELPSRIAALGWHGHGEVAVLVGTAPPQLEVDTIRRTARHLDADVLIGVQGARLVVVIGRATPRDDTPEGEDPTSFTTIAEALAPSFGDGHLVLGNEVPGVVDASTSAKAALAGFAVARAWRGAPRPVLADDLLPERALAGDPLARTALVQRIYTPLKDQSGELLQTLWCYLDTGRSLEATARELFVHPNTVRYRLRRVADVIGWDATHARDALIVQSALIIGAMSESTGQRRRRPPRR, encoded by the coding sequence CTGCGCGCCGATGCCCTGGGCCGGGCGGGCGACCGGGGACGGACGCTCGCCTGGCTCCGCCAGGTGTCGGGCGAACTCGCGAGCGCGACCATCAAGCGCCTCGAGGACACGCTCCCCTGGTACGGGGAGATGCCGCCCGGCCGCCGGTCGGCCGTCGGCCTGGTCGCACAGGCGGGCATCACGTCGTTCATCGCCTGGTTCGAGGACCCCGCGGCCACTCCGTGGATCGCGGCCGACGTCTTCGGCGCGGCACCGCGCGAACTGCTCCGGTCGGTGAGCCTGCAGCAGACGCTCCAACTCATCCGCGTCGTGGTCGAGGTCGTCGAGGACCGCGTGAAGGACGGCGACGACGGCCTGCAGGAGGCCATCCTCCTGTACTCCCGCGAGATCGCGTTCGCCGCGGCGGACGTCTACGCCCGGGCCGCGGAGGCCCGCGGGCTGTGGGACGCCCGACTCGAGGCCCTCGTCGTCGACTCGATCCTGTCGGGCGAGTACGACGACGAGCTGCCGAGCCGGATCGCCGCGCTCGGCTGGCACGGGCACGGCGAGGTCGCGGTGCTCGTCGGCACCGCGCCGCCGCAGCTCGAGGTGGACACGATCCGTCGGACCGCCCGGCACCTCGACGCCGACGTCCTGATCGGTGTGCAGGGGGCGCGCCTCGTCGTCGTGATCGGCCGGGCCACGCCCCGGGACGACACACCCGAGGGCGAGGACCCGACCTCGTTCACGACCATCGCCGAGGCCCTCGCACCGTCCTTCGGCGACGGACACCTGGTCCTCGGCAACGAGGTCCCGGGTGTCGTCGACGCCTCGACGAGCGCCAAGGCCGCCCTCGCCGGCTTCGCGGTGGCCCGGGCGTGGCGGGGCGCGCCCCGACCCGTGCTGGCCGACGACCTGCTGCCCGAACGTGCCCTCGCGGGCGATCCCCTGGCGCGGACGGCGCTCGTCCAGCGGATCTACACGCCGCTCAAGGACCAGTCCGGTGAACTCCTGCAGACCCTCTGGTGCTACCTCGACACGGGACGCAGCCTCGAGGCAACGGCGCGGGAGCTGTTCGTCCACCCGAACACGGTCCGCTACCGGCTCCGCCGGGTGGCCGACGTCATCGGATGGGACGCCACCCACGCCCGCGACGCGCTCATCGTGCAGTCGGCGCTCATCATCGGGGCGATGTCGGAGTCCACGGGCCAGCGACGACGCCGACCGCCACGGCGCTGA